One region of Kangiella marina genomic DNA includes:
- a CDS encoding DNA-3-methyladenine glycosylase 2 family protein — protein sequence MMKTFQKARLARDSRYDGKFFIAVKTTKIYCRPICPASPPKEKNVIYYQSAVQAQEAGFRPCLRCRPESAPQSAAWLGNEAILRKAMQRIQSGALNNQSVQSFSASLGISDRYLRKIFEQHLGMSPQSFANHHKLMLARQLLQQTDLPITEIALSSGFNSVRRFNDSFKATMRLSPSELRKKASRSELKSVSITLQLSYRPPYNWAQMQRFLKLRELPLIESVSDNSYSRTFSINQTQGWFKATHQPSKHRFSVDIELQDNAQLMPAIAQIKQVLDLESDVSTIEKHLAKDTKLKPIICKGLRLPACWNTFEAGIKAILGQQVSVKAAYGHTHKLIERVGATYNEQHKLFPTPTEVMKADLSFLKMPNRRKQTLTDFAAWFVEAEHTQSDISLSDILDIKGIGPWSYEYIKLRSGQDTDAFPEKDLGVIKAIEALEITDTDSWSPWRSYATLQLWNSL from the coding sequence TTTCAAAAAGCACGATTGGCCAGAGACTCCCGCTATGATGGGAAGTTTTTTATCGCTGTAAAAACCACAAAAATTTACTGTCGTCCGATCTGCCCCGCCAGTCCGCCGAAAGAAAAGAATGTGATTTATTATCAAAGCGCAGTCCAAGCACAAGAAGCTGGCTTTCGCCCTTGCCTACGCTGCCGCCCGGAATCAGCACCCCAATCAGCCGCATGGTTAGGCAATGAAGCAATCTTGCGTAAAGCGATGCAACGTATCCAGTCAGGCGCTTTAAATAATCAGTCGGTACAAAGTTTTAGTGCGTCGCTCGGTATTAGCGATCGCTACTTGCGAAAAATATTTGAGCAACACTTAGGGATGTCCCCACAAAGTTTTGCCAACCACCACAAGCTCATGCTGGCCAGACAGTTACTGCAACAAACTGATTTACCCATTACCGAAATTGCGCTCAGTTCTGGCTTTAACAGCGTCAGGCGCTTTAATGATAGCTTCAAAGCAACTATGCGTTTATCGCCCAGCGAACTTCGTAAAAAGGCCAGTCGCTCCGAGTTAAAAAGCGTCAGTATTACACTGCAGCTTTCTTATCGCCCACCCTATAATTGGGCGCAAATGCAGCGCTTTTTAAAGCTTCGCGAATTACCGCTCATTGAGTCCGTTAGCGATAACAGTTACAGCCGAACCTTTAGCATTAATCAAACGCAGGGTTGGTTTAAAGCGACTCATCAACCGAGTAAGCACCGTTTTTCGGTAGATATTGAACTGCAAGACAACGCGCAACTGATGCCTGCGATCGCACAAATCAAACAAGTTCTGGATTTAGAGAGTGATGTTAGCACCATTGAAAAACATCTCGCTAAAGATACAAAACTCAAACCGATCATCTGTAAAGGATTGCGCTTACCTGCATGCTGGAACACGTTTGAAGCTGGCATCAAAGCCATACTCGGACAGCAAGTCTCGGTTAAAGCAGCTTACGGTCATACCCACAAGCTGATTGAACGTGTCGGCGCGACCTATAATGAACAGCATAAACTTTTCCCAACGCCTACAGAAGTCATGAAGGCCGACTTGAGTTTCTTAAAAATGCCGAACCGACGCAAACAAACCCTAACCGACTTTGCGGCTTGGTTTGTTGAGGCAGAGCATACTCAAAGCGATATTAGCCTGTCTGACATTCTCGACATTAAAGGCATCGGCCCTTGGAGTTACGAATACATTAAGCTTCGCAGCGGACAAGACACGGATGCTTTCCCGGAAAAAGACTTAGGCGTTATTAAAGCCATAGAAGCCCTTGAAATCACAGACACAGACAGCTGGAGTCCGTGGCGAAGTTACGCCACGCTTCAGCTGTGGAACTCGCTATAA